The stretch of DNA AATCCAGCTTCAGATGTCGAAAAGTACCCCAAGAACCATCCTTAAGGACATTTATGATGAGATTCTTGGAAATCTGATTCATGTATAAGGGATTAGAGGTAGAGAATGTTGGAGCATCGGTGTCCTGTATGAAGAAGAGTCTTGCGGTTTTGCCACCTCCTTCATTCTTGATGCAATTCATTAAGCCTACAGCTCCAAATAGCTCTTCGCCTTGGCATACAATATACACCAACTTGTTTTCAGCCTCAGCTGTACGAAGGGCCAACTTCAAATCTTCCAACcagttaaaattcttctcagtTAAATTAACTACCTGAATATTCTTAGAGCTGATGTCAAATACAGGACGAAGAAGGAGATACTTTCTATTTGAGGAAACTTGCGATGAAACTAATACCAATCCAAGCTTGTCAAAGAGTGTTGTATCAGAAATCTCCTTGATCGGTTCTTCAAGCAGAATGAAACCATCTTCTTTGATGGACTCCTTGAGATTTCTCAATAACAATTCAGCTTTAAGGTGCTCACAAATATCCTTAGCAATGTATAGGTGACAACCGGATTCCACAGCTCCATCTGAAATATCCTTTACAACAAGACGAATTTCAGCATCATTCGTCATCTGCTCCAACTCAGGAGTACTTTCTGCCACTACAACTGCTGCACTGTTTCCCAAAGCTGGTTCATTCTCAATTATCTGCTTTACAGATGGACTCAGTAAAAAATCAGATGTCGTGTCAAGAAGAACTTCAGACGTCTTTATCTTTAGCGCTCCTTTACAGTTTTCAATTGCAAGTTGCACAGCACTTGTAACAGCGTATTGCTTTGCCGTATCCAATTTTTCAGATAACACGCATCTGTTGAAATTCGGTACAAAGATGTACTTTTCCAATAGAGGTGGAGCATGGGAGTTTTGACGTTTTGGAGCTAAGGATGTACTCACACCCCTTATTTCTATTCCTCCACTTTTGATAACATTTATATCTTTGTATACATGTACAGGAAAGATTGTCTTATCTCTTTCATCTGTGCAGTACTGAACTGCTAATTCTAGATGCTTCTCTGGATTAATGACAACTCTATCAAAATGCTTTGGAAGGTACAATTCACGAAATTCTGTATTGATAATAGCAAATTGAAGCATCGTATCCATGAAAGGCACCCAATTCTCATCAATCCACTCCAGTTTTCCCGTGTTTACATCTGGATCAGTCTGTACAATACTACGAAATCTTCCGTTGTAGTCGTAACCACGGATGCGCAACTCTTTGTATATATCATTTGCATTCAGTGGTAAACCATTTTTAGACTCTGTAAGTGGATCCAGTTGTAATAATTCTTCCTCAATATTCTCCGTAGTACGAATAGATCCTGATACAACAACAGAACCTCCTTCAGAAATTTCGAACTTTCCAGTCCCATCAAACATATTGACGCCAAGCTTGACGGATCCATTTGTAGGCAGAATTGTTGCACGATGATACGTAACGTCTTCAAAGATAACAGGCAAGCGATCGTAGGTAGTTCCACGTGTATTTGCAAACTGTTTCCAGGCTAACATGATGTATCCTGTAGCAGGATACAAAACTCGACCATCTATGGTGTGTCCTGCCAAGAAAGCATCTTCCTCATTGTTGAGATTAATTTCCACAACTGTTTCTCCAGAAGAAGTGGttgctttattgaaaaaaaccCCCGCAAATGGTACTTCAAACTTTTGTGAGTGATCCCATTTAATCTTGGAACTGAGCATCGGTGTACCACGTCCTACGGGGAAGGATACCGGAGGGAAGAGCTTTTTAACAACTGGCTGTGCTCCAGCTGAGTAGAGTTTTCCAATGTTGCTCAGGagaaattgcatatttttttcatgattgCGCTTTACGAGGCTAATATTTTTGACATCTGGCCCAAGGGATCGCCGCAAAATAGCCTGAAGGAGCCCATGAGGAGCTACTTCAatgcaaattgcattttttggaaTATGCTGAACGGCTTCATGGAAGTAAACTGGTGACAGGAGATTGTTAACGTGATAGTCTGCAGAACTCTTCTTACTCAGTGATGAATTCCATTCGACTTCAGGAATACTTGAGCTTATCCATTTATCAGTACGATCCATTGGATTCGGGATAATCTTATCAAGAGACTTTTTGAGTAATGGACCTGCATCTGCTATGTACTTGCTGTGAAAGGCCCTGCCTGATACGTTAACAGTTTTAGCGAATATTCCTTCGTTCTTCAGAGTTTCTACGAATTTGTTAACCGAATCTGTAGGTCCagatatctaaaaaaaaaaaaaaccaagaagGGTAAGAACAGATTACACTGGATGGAAGAAGCTGAGGTCTGAGCTAATGATCTGAGGTTAAAATGTAAGGAGTAAACTTACCGTGACATTGTCCGCGCTGTTATTGCAAGCAGGTAGAATATCGTCAGGCAGACGTCTCAAACATTCTTCCCAGGACAATCCCACAGATGCCATCATTCCAGAAATTAATTCCGTATCCACAATGCATCTTCCTCGAGAATACGAAGCAAgaattgtttgttttaatgTGAGACCTCCATCAGCATAAGCACAACCCAACTCTCCAAGTGAATGACCGACAAACCCATCAGGAATGATCTCAAGATGTGTCAAAACATCCGTAAGAGCAATTTGCATTGCGgtgattgaaataaaattatgcaaaatatcaAAGCTAGATTCATCCATGTTAGTCATTACGTCGATGAGATCAATGCCTTCGGGACGTAGAGCATCAGCGCAGCGATAAATGCTGTTCCGGAAGATGTCGATCTGCATCAGTTCCTTCGCCATGTGGGCCCACTGTGAACCCATTCCTGAATACACGTACCACACTGGACGCTTTTCCTCAGACAGTTCCATAATATCAGACAGAATTTCATCTTTGCTAACAACAGCGTAGCCTCGGAAGTTGTGCAGAGGAATGTTTTTTCTGTGAACTTCATGGATCAGAGCAAAGTACTCCTCatcttctgcgtgaatttcaATGTCTTTCAGAAGAGTCTCCACAGCTTCAACAGTACGGCCTGATACAACAGCCAGACGTGGGAGTTCATTAACAGGACTGATGTTCTTAATCTTTGGATTAGATTTCAGAATGACGTGGACGTTCACGCCACCAAATCCAAAGTTATTCAGGGAAATGACTCCACCATTCCACGGAGTGTTCTCGACTAAGACTTTCATGCGTCCATCGAGTAGACCATGAATTTTGGGATTTGGATTTTTGAAGTGAAGATTCGCAGGGATGATACCCTCTTCCATCGCAATTAACATCTTTGCAACCGAACATATACCAGATGCTGGCTCTGAGTGTCCCATATTGGACTTAAGTGATCCAATGGGAAGCGGCGTCTTGCGATCCTTGCAGAAAATATCACAAACTACATTCACTTCTTCTGGATCTCCAACAATAGTTCCCGTTCCATGAGCTTCAACATAGACAATTTCTAGGGGATTGAGTTTAATTTCCTGAAATGTTTCCTCAATTAGTCTTTTTTGCATTGGACCACTGGGATAGGTTATCCCTTGCTCCTTGGCGCCATCTGTATTTGTTCTTATATTGAGGATTGTTGAATAAACTCTACGAGCATCTTTAGTCTTCTGTAGGAGCATCACAACGCACGCATCTGCCCTCACATACCCATTTCCACTCTCATCAAAAACTCGAGAATTCCCATCAGGACTCAACATTCTGAGGTTAAAGAATTGCTTCGTTACAGTGGGTCTTAGAACTAGATTAGCTCCAGCAACTACGGCTGCATCGCAGTGTCCATTTCGAATGTCTGCAAAAGCCTGTCTCATTGCATAGAGAGAACCAGAGCATGCTGTATCAACGGTATGACTAGGTCCTCGCAAATCAAATGTATACGAGAGTCGATTTGCAAACATGTTTCGTATACTGCCCAGTAGTCCGTAGTCATTAACCAAATGGGGAAACTTATTCAAATATTGTTCTTGCTCTGATCCTGAAATACCAACGTATACACCAGTACGAGATCCTCGGAAATCCCTGGGGTTGTAtcctaaaaaattgaattatttgtaCTAGCCTGTTGCGGGTCTATCTGAAGTAGTCCAGCCACGTTCTAGATATCATCAGTCTTCAGAGAGTTTAGAAGTCTGAAGTCTAGTTGAAGCCTTAACTCCAAAGCTGCTAACAGTTATTAGTCTTTCTTACCTGCATCAACAAAAGCTTCATGAGTAGCCTCAAGAAGCATCCGAATAAGAGGATCCATCGCTTCTGCTTGCTTCTGGTGTACGCCAAAGAAGATATGATCAAAGTTTGCCAcatcttcctctttcatttttgcCGTACGCGAAGGTACACCAAGCATACCTCTAGGCCAACGACGTTCTTCATCATTAATCAAATCAACACCACTGTAGAGGTTATTTTTGAACTCCTCAATGTTGGAACTCTCAGGTAAACGACCCGAGAAGCCAGATATGACGATTTCCCCGGAATAATTCCCGAATTCCAGATCTCCAGAGTCGTCATGTCCGTTAACATGGACGTTATAGTCGAATTTACTAAATTCCGTCGGCATCTTATGCTCAATTTATATGGGTTTTGAATGCAGAAATATCTTTTCACACTTTAGAACCTATTTactggaaaaaatcttttctaaacACATAAACTGTTGAAGGCCTAACAAACGATTTCACagaacaattaattttagaagaatatttttacattaacACCATTTAGCAATTCTCTAGAAGAGAAATTCAATGTTCATTCCAGAAAAATGGTTGCAACTGcagaatattttaagaaaactatATAATCCACTGGACCTTAACTTTCTAATTTCACACCAAAGCATCACAAAAGACTGCGCTTTAGAACTCATTCATTGGAGCTTTTATAGCAAGTTATCTTTACAAACAACACTTcgaaaaacatttatttatatcAAAGTccaatcataaaattattcttatattTAGGTAGTACAAGCTCGCATTTGAATTGTGGAGTTTTATTGTACTCGCTGATTTTAGGGACTatacattttcactttattatga from Lutzomyia longipalpis isolate SR_M1_2022 chromosome 4, ASM2433408v1 encodes:
- the LOC129794411 gene encoding fatty acid synthase-like, translating into MPTEFSKFDYNVHVNGHDDSGDLEFGNYSGEIVISGFSGRLPESSNIEEFKNNLYSGVDLINDEERRWPRGMLGVPSRTAKMKEEDVANFDHIFFGVHQKQAEAMDPLIRMLLEATHEAFVDAGYNPRDFRGSRTGVYVGISGSEQEQYLNKFPHLVNDYGLLGSIRNMFANRLSYTFDLRGPSHTVDTACSGSLYAMRQAFADIRNGHCDAAVVAGANLVLRPTVTKQFFNLRMLSPDGNSRVFDESGNGYVRADACVVMLLQKTKDARRVYSTILNIRTNTDGAKEQGITYPSGPMQKRLIEETFQEIKLNPLEIVYVEAHGTGTIVGDPEEVNVVCDIFCKDRKTPLPIGSLKSNMGHSEPASGICSVAKMLIAMEEGIIPANLHFKNPNPKIHGLLDGRMKVLVENTPWNGGVISLNNFGFGGVNVHVILKSNPKIKNISPVNELPRLAVVSGRTVEAVETLLKDIEIHAEDEEYFALIHEVHRKNIPLHNFRGYAVVSKDEILSDIMELSEEKRPVWYVYSGMGSQWAHMAKELMQIDIFRNSIYRCADALRPEGIDLIDVMTNMDESSFDILHNFISITAMQIALTDVLTHLEIIPDGFVGHSLGELGCAYADGGLTLKQTILASYSRGRCIVDTELISGMMASVGLSWEECLRRLPDDILPACNNSADNVTISGPTDSVNKFVETLKNEGIFAKTVNVSGRAFHSKYIADAGPLLKKSLDKIIPNPMDRTDKWISSSIPEVEWNSSLSKKSSADYHVNNLLSPVYFHEAVQHIPKNAICIEVAPHGLLQAILRRSLGPDVKNISLVKRNHEKNMQFLLSNIGKLYSAGAQPVVKKLFPPVSFPVGRGTPMLSSKIKWDHSQKFEVPFAGVFFNKATTSSGETVVEINLNNEEDAFLAGHTIDGRVLYPATGYIMLAWKQFANTRGTTYDRLPVIFEDVTYHRATILPTNGSVKLGVNMFDGTGKFEISEGGSVVVSGSIRTTENIEEELLQLDPLTESKNGLPLNANDIYKELRIRGYDYNGRFRSIVQTDPDVNTGKLEWIDENWVPFMDTMLQFAIINTEFRELYLPKHFDRVVINPEKHLELAVQYCTDERDKTIFPVHVYKDINVIKSGGIEIRGVSTSLAPKRQNSHAPPLLEKYIFVPNFNRCVLSEKLDTAKQYAVTSAVQLAIENCKGALKIKTSEVLLDTTSDFLLSPSVKQIIENEPALGNSAAVVVAESTPELEQMTNDAEIRLVVKDISDGAVESGCHLYIAKDICEHLKAELLLRNLKESIKEDGFILLEEPIKEISDTTLFDKLGLVLVSSQVSSNRKYLLLRPVFDISSKNIQVVNLTEKNFNWLEDLKLALRTAEAENKLVYIVCQGEELFGAVGLMNCIKNEGGGKTARLFFIQDTDAPTFSTSNPLYMNQISKNLIINVLKDGSWGTFRHLKLDCEGQTRLVEHAYVNNLIKGNLSSFKWIEGPFNLNCPDLNDSLNELCTVYYASLNFRDVMLSTGKLSVDIMPVAHDDCVLGMEFSGRDSKGNRIMGMMPAKALATTCVTMKFLTLPIPDSWTLEEAATIPIAYGTVFYGLVMRGKMKEGESILIHAGSGGVGIAAISVALKMGLTVYTTVGSQQKRDFLKKTFPQLTDRHIGNSRDCSFEQMIMRETQGKGVDLVLNSLADDKLKASVRCLGLNGRFIEIGKFDLSNNTALGMSVFLKNSSFHGIFLDHLFSNRDVETVSKIAELIRDGIESGAVRPLPMTVFGKEQVEEAFRYMASGKHIGKVVLKIRDEEKEKQLIPAPNLIPAMPRTYMYSEKIYVVVGGLGGLGLELINWLISRGAKNIVALSRNGIQTGYQSLMERRKKGVNFVIDKNDVTTKEGAEQLLKEALNIGPVGGIFNLAAVLHDAFFDDQQEANFQKVCLPKINATKCLDAASRSLCPYLDYFICFSSVSCGRGNIAQTNYGMANSAMERICEARQAAGYPGTAIQWGAVGDTGLVIEHLGDNNTNIGGTLPQRMSSCLQTMDLFMQQPHPVLASMVVAEKRKVDSAGQLSIAACVANILGIRNIEKVPNGLSLTDLGLDSLMGTEIKQTLERNYDLVLNVQEIKQLTFGKLLEYDRKAKTTSISEEISVETESVTKDEFTKNLIPKEVLVRLPSNAAENTQQRPLFVIHAIEGFVDALKPLAAKLNCPVWGLQCTENVPQESIQEIAKFYISQMKTVQSKGPYIIAGYSYGTVIACEMAKQLETEFKEAVSVILLDGSPQHVNMQFQQKRLSIIGTKTEAEELFLAHFATRLVGLQNGLAVMKELDGLSTIEDKLRKYIELVHKATQHNHELVSQDLTYVK